The genomic region CCCCGGGGCAGGTCACTCGATCCCGAGACCGGTGCGGCGACACGTGTCGACCTTCGCGGTCAGACCGTCGTCACCGGAGACGGGTTGGTCGTAAGCGGTCGCATGGTCTATGTGATCCAAAACGACGACCAGGTCACCGTCGTGCGACTCGATCGTGGCCTCGACGGGGGCGAGGTCCGCCGTATGATCATGAGCACACGCTTCCGCCAGCCGTCAACTGCCGATCTGCATCGCCGCAGCCTCTACGTCGTGAACGCCCGCTTCGACACGACTCCTGCCCCAGACACGGAGTACGACGTCGTGAGGGTCCGCGCCTGATACTCGCCCACGCACGAACTTGGCGGCTCTGAACGCTGAACGGCTTTTGTCGGACACGCGAATGGTTCGATGACGGGAACACTCCCGCACTCAGGGGTTACAAGCTGTCCCCCGAGCCATCCGCTCGGGTCCTCGGTGCATCAATTCCCGGTTGTGGCAGCGGCGTCGGGCGTGATGTGAGCGAATACGCTGCGCCGGTTCCAAGTCGGGAACGCCCGGACGAGCCATGACGGACCGTGGAGCTGGATCCGGGACTCGCGGGTTGCTTCCGCCCAGGAGAGCTGCCCGGCGTGCCACTTCACGAAGGCCTCGGCGTCGGCGGTGATGTAGAGGTCTTCGTCCAGACCCGGGTACGTCTTGCAGATCTCGGCCTCGCCGTGCTCGAGCAGCAGCCAGTAGCGCTCGTGCGGCCCGACACCGGTGAAGTCCAGCCGGATGACGACGCGCTGGTCCGGGAGTTGCTCCCGCCGGAGCGCGTGGCACATCGACCACAGCGCCACGAATGGATCGAGGTTCTCGGGAGCCATCTCGAGCCAGCGAGCGCCCCACTCACCGAGGGTCACGCACACCTTGAACAGATCGTCGCCCGCGGTAGTGAGCTGGTACCGCTGACCGCGTCCCTGAGCCTTGGGTCTCGACTCGACGATGCCGAGGCGTTCGAGCTGCTTGAGCCGCTGCGTGAGCAGGGTGCGGGAGAGTCCCGGCGCGCCCTCGAGGATCTCGCCGAACGTCTCGCAGCCCAGATGCAGGTTGCGGACGATCAACGGCGTCCAACGCTCAGCAAAGATCTCCGCGCCACGGGCGATCGGGCAGTACTGCCCGTAGGTCCTCATGAGCGCAGTGTCCCGCGCCTTCCGCCCGCCGTGAAGTCCAGATTCCTGACTTCGAAGTCCAGATCGCTGACTTCTCCCTGGTGTCCCTCGATGGTGCGATGAGCGCATCGACCGGAGGAGGGACGATGACAGCAACCACGACACAGATTCCCGGGTTCAGGGGGGACGTGATCGTCCCCGATCACCGTGACTACGACGACGCTCGGGCCGTATGGAATGGCGCCGTCGACCGACACCCCCGATTGATCGCCCGCGGCAGCGGTACCGCCGACGTTGCCGCCGCGGTGCGCTTCGCCCGCGACCGAGATCTCGAGATCGCTGTACGGGGCGGGGGCCACAACGTGGCCGGCACCGCGGTATGCGACGACGGGATCGTCATCGACCTCTCGGCGATGCGCGCCGTCTCGGTCGACCCCGCCGAGCGCACGGCACTCGTCCAGGGCGGCGCCCTGTGGGGCGACGTCGACCACGGGACGCAGGCGCACGGTCTGGCCACCACGGGCGGCATCGTCGGCCACACCGGTGTCGGCGGCCTCACCCTGGGCGGCGGCATCGGCTGGCTCATGCGCAAGCACGGGCTCACCGTCGACAACCTCGTGGAGGCCGAGGTGATCACCGCCGAGGGTGACATCGTCCGGGCGTCGACCAAGGAGCACCCCGACCTGTTCTGGGCGCTGCGAGGCGGCGGCGGGAACTTCGGCGTCGTCAGCTCGTTCCGGTTCGCGTTGCACCCTGTCGGCCCCACGGTCGTGGCCGGACCCGTCTTCTGGGCCGCCGAAGACACCATCGACGTCCTGCGCTTCTACCGGGACTTCGTCGCCGACGCGCCGGACGAGCTCGGGAACGTCATCCGGCTCGGCACGATTCCCCCGCTCCCGGTCGTCGACCAGGAGCTGCACTTCCGGCCGGCCGTCGCGGTCGCCAGCTGCTACGCGGGACCCGTCGAGGACGGGGAGCGCGCCGTCCGTGCGCTTCATGAGTTCGGTACGCCACTCGTCGACCTGCTCGGACCCACGTTGTACGTCGACCATCAACGCGCCCTCGACGACACCATGCCCCATGGTTGGCACTACTACTGGAAGGCCACGAACCTCACCGGGCTGTCCGACGAGCTCATCGACATCGTTGCCGAGTTCGCCTACGGCGCCATCTCACCGAGGTCGTACGCGGCAATGTTCCACATGGGGGGCGCAGTCGCCCGAGCCCCACGCGATGCCACCGCCTACCCCAGCCGCGACGTGGACCACAACATCATCATCGACGCCGCCTGGCTCCCCGAGCAGGACGACTCGGTCGGCGCCGCTGAGACGGCGTGGGCGCGGGACTTCCTCGACGCCCTCGAAGCCCACCGCGCCGGTGTCTATGTGAACTTCCTCGACTCCGACGACGACACCGGCCGAGTGCGCGAGGCCTACGGCGACGCCACGTACCAGAGGCTCGCCGAGGCGAAAGCCAAGTACGACCCCGACAATGCGTTCCGCAACAACAAGAACATCCAGCCGGACACACCGGCGCTGTGAGCCACTGCAGCAACTCGTGTCGCGGTCCCGATACGCGGCACGAGCACGAGGACTCGTTCT from Acidimicrobiia bacterium harbors:
- a CDS encoding superoxide dismutase, which produces PRGRSLDPETGAATRVDLRGQTVVTGDGLVVSGRMVYVIQNDDQVTVVRLDRGLDGGEVRRMIMSTRFRQPSTADLHRRSLYVVNARFDTTPAPDTEYDVVRVRA
- a CDS encoding helix-turn-helix domain-containing protein produces the protein MRTYGQYCPIARGAEIFAERWTPLIVRNLHLGCETFGEILEGAPGLSRTLLTQRLKQLERLGIVESRPKAQGRGQRYQLTTAGDDLFKVCVTLGEWGARWLEMAPENLDPFVALWSMCHALRREQLPDQRVVIRLDFTGVGPHERYWLLLEHGEAEICKTYPGLDEDLYITADAEAFVKWHAGQLSWAEATRESRIQLHGPSWLVRAFPTWNRRSVFAHITPDAAATTGN
- a CDS encoding FAD-binding oxidoreductase, with the protein product MTATTTQIPGFRGDVIVPDHRDYDDARAVWNGAVDRHPRLIARGSGTADVAAAVRFARDRDLEIAVRGGGHNVAGTAVCDDGIVIDLSAMRAVSVDPAERTALVQGGALWGDVDHGTQAHGLATTGGIVGHTGVGGLTLGGGIGWLMRKHGLTVDNLVEAEVITAEGDIVRASTKEHPDLFWALRGGGGNFGVVSSFRFALHPVGPTVVAGPVFWAAEDTIDVLRFYRDFVADAPDELGNVIRLGTIPPLPVVDQELHFRPAVAVASCYAGPVEDGERAVRALHEFGTPLVDLLGPTLYVDHQRALDDTMPHGWHYYWKATNLTGLSDELIDIVAEFAYGAISPRSYAAMFHMGGAVARAPRDATAYPSRDVDHNIIIDAAWLPEQDDSVGAAETAWARDFLDALEAHRAGVYVNFLDSDDDTGRVREAYGDATYQRLAEAKAKYDPDNAFRNNKNIQPDTPAL